A part of Terriglobus roseus genomic DNA contains:
- the rpsJ gene encoding 30S ribosomal protein S10 has product MAAQQRIRIRLKAYDYRVLDTSTGEIVETAKRTGAQVAGPIPLPTMKNKYCVLRSPHVDKKSREAFEIRTHKRLIDILEPTQQTVDALMKLDLPAGVDVEIKTVTK; this is encoded by the coding sequence ATGGCTGCACAGCAGAGAATTCGCATTCGCCTGAAGGCGTATGACTATCGTGTCCTGGACACGTCGACCGGCGAGATCGTTGAGACCGCCAAGCGCACCGGAGCACAGGTTGCGGGTCCGATTCCCCTTCCCACGATGAAGAACAAGTACTGCGTGCTCCGTTCCCCGCACGTCGACAAGAAGTCGCGTGAGGCGTTCGAAATCCGTACGCATAAGCGGCTGATCGACATCCTGGAACCGACGCAGCAGACGGTGGACGCGCTGATGAAGCTCGACCTGCCCGCTGGCGTTGACGTGGAAATCAAGACCGTTACCAAGTAA
- the rplC gene encoding 50S ribosomal protein L3 — protein MAVTGLLGKKIGMTQVFDDAGVVHPVTVIKVGPCVVTQVKTQKTDGYDAAQIGLVEFVKASKLTKGLAGHLAKSDAPPVREIREVGIESTTGENEGEGAVKAGDRVLVDIFDGERFVDIIGKSKGRGFAGVVRRHGFGGGPKSHGHMFQIQGSIGASSFPSRVFPGQRMPGHHGDAQITVRNLRIRGIDLEDNLLLVEGAVPGPRDGVILISKSKNPPRERRGFAGSGTVDPLKASKKASGKKK, from the coding sequence ATGGCAGTAACAGGTTTGCTCGGTAAGAAGATTGGCATGACGCAGGTGTTTGACGACGCCGGTGTTGTGCACCCGGTCACCGTGATCAAGGTTGGCCCTTGCGTTGTCACCCAGGTGAAGACGCAGAAGACTGACGGCTACGATGCCGCACAGATCGGTCTGGTGGAGTTCGTAAAGGCCTCCAAGCTGACCAAGGGTCTGGCTGGTCACCTGGCGAAGAGCGATGCTCCGCCGGTTCGTGAGATCCGTGAAGTGGGCATTGAGTCCACGACCGGTGAGAACGAGGGTGAAGGCGCTGTGAAGGCTGGCGATCGCGTTCTGGTCGACATCTTCGACGGTGAGCGTTTCGTTGACATCATTGGTAAGTCGAAGGGCCGCGGTTTCGCGGGCGTGGTTCGTCGCCACGGCTTCGGCGGTGGCCCCAAGTCGCACGGCCACATGTTCCAGATTCAGGGTTCGATCGGTGCATCGTCGTTCCCCTCGCGCGTATTCCCGGGCCAGCGCATGCCGGGTCACCACGGTGACGCGCAGATCACGGTTCGCAACCTGCGTATCCGCGGTATCGACCTTGAGGACAACCTCCTCCTGGTTGAGGGTGCGGTTCCGGGACCCCGTGATGGTGTGATTCTGATCTCGAAGTCGAAGAACCCGCCGCGTGAGCGTCGTGGATTCGCCGGTTCGGGTACGGTTGATCCGCTGAAGGCTTCGAAGAAGGCTTCGGGTAAGAAGAAGTAA
- the rplD gene encoding 50S ribosomal protein L4, which translates to MAKINVVDLGGNKVSELELADEVFGVEVNESLLWESVKHYRAALRQGTAATKNKKLVSGSGKKLWKQKGTGRARVGSVRSPIWRHGGTVHGPQPRSYEYAFPKKKLLGALSSALASKLQDGKLTVVSTLDVAEPKTKLYRQALDKLEAKKTALLVESGQKLTDNLFLGSRNLDGVELVLSSEVHPYDLLRYEHAIFSQDAIEALQEVLKKNVSRRKLAAKKEVA; encoded by the coding sequence ATGGCAAAGATTAACGTAGTCGATCTCGGCGGGAACAAGGTCAGCGAGCTTGAGCTTGCAGACGAAGTGTTCGGCGTCGAAGTGAATGAGTCCCTGCTGTGGGAGTCGGTAAAGCATTACCGGGCTGCGCTCCGCCAGGGAACCGCCGCCACCAAGAACAAGAAGCTCGTGTCGGGTTCCGGCAAGAAGCTGTGGAAGCAGAAGGGAACCGGTCGTGCCCGTGTGGGTTCGGTGCGTTCGCCTATCTGGCGTCATGGTGGTACGGTTCACGGACCCCAGCCCCGCTCGTATGAGTACGCCTTCCCCAAGAAGAAGCTGCTCGGTGCTCTGAGCTCTGCTCTTGCTTCCAAGCTGCAGGACGGCAAGCTGACGGTTGTTTCGACTCTGGATGTTGCTGAGCCGAAGACCAAGCTGTACCGCCAGGCTCTGGACAAGCTGGAAGCCAAGAAGACCGCACTGCTGGTCGAGAGCGGACAGAAGCTGACCGACAACCTGTTCCTGGGTTCGCGCAACCTGGACGGCGTTGAGCTGGTGCTGAGCTCGGAGGTTCACCCCTACGACCTGCTCCGCTACGAGCACGCCATCTTCTCGCAGGATGCTATTGAGGCTCTGCAGGAAGTCCTGAAGAAGAATGTGTCGCGCCGTAAGCTGGCTGCGAAGAAGGAGGTTGCGTAA
- a CDS encoding 50S ribosomal protein L23, producing the protein MATVYTTIRRPLITEKGMIAKETEGTLVFEVAAGATKNEVKHAVESLFKVKVAAVRTANYLGKERRRGRFTGFKPDWKKAYVRLVPGSKMPEYVNSL; encoded by the coding sequence ATGGCAACTGTTTACACCACCATTCGCCGCCCGCTGATTACGGAAAAGGGCATGATCGCCAAGGAGACCGAAGGCACTCTGGTGTTTGAGGTTGCTGCTGGCGCGACGAAGAATGAAGTGAAGCATGCAGTGGAGAGCCTGTTCAAGGTGAAGGTTGCTGCGGTTCGCACCGCCAACTACCTGGGCAAGGAGCGCCGCCGCGGTCGCTTCACCGGTTTCAAGCCGGACTGGAAGAAGGCATATGTTCGCCTGGTTCCGGGTTCGAAGATGCCGGAGTATGTCAACTCGCTCTAA